A genomic region of Anas acuta chromosome 25, bAnaAcu1.1, whole genome shotgun sequence contains the following coding sequences:
- the HOXB13 gene encoding homeobox protein Hox-B13 gives MQPPEPRAPSGLEGLLAAGGFAGGQGRGLPPAPALGGPSPPPGMNPSYPAEEPAKPCLAAPPGPTAPPGPAASAPLPYGYFGSGYYSCRVARSALKTGPAQGPFPPEKYLDPPAGSEDFQSRPAEFAFYPSYGAPYQPVAGYLDVSVVPGLGGPGEARHETLLPVDGYHQPWALGGSWSGQMCCPKEQGQAGYLLKSAFADATTQLPSDGCSFRRGRKKRVPYSKGQLKELEKEYASSKFITRDKRRKIAAATNLTERQITIWFQNRRVKEKKVVAKIKSSSTP, from the exons aTGCAGCCTCCGGAGCCCCGCGCCCCCTCGGGCCTCGAGGGGCTCCTGGCAGCCGGGGGCTTCGCAGGCGGCCAAGGCAGGGGcctgccccccgccccggctCTCGGCGGCCCTTCGCCTCCCCCCGGGATGAACCCCAGCTACCCGGCGGAGGAGCCGGCCAAGCCGTGCCTggccgccccgccgggccccacagccccgccgggccccgccgcctccgcccCTTTGCCCTACGGATACTTCGGCAGCGGCTACTATTCCTGCCGCGTCGCCCGCAGCGCCCTCAAAACTGGCCCGGCCCAGGGCCCCTTCCCCCCCGAGAAGTACCTGGACCCCCCCGCGGGCAGCGAGGACTTCCAGAGCCGTCCCGCGGAGTTCGCCTTCTACCCCAGCTACGGGGCCCCCTACCAGCCTGTGGCCGGGTACCTGGACGTGTCGGTGGTGCCAGGGCTGGGCGGCCCCGGGGAGGCACGGCATGAGACGCTGCTGCCCGTGGACGGTTACCACCAGCCTTGGGCTCTGGGCGGCAGCTGGAGCGGCCAGATGTGCTGCCCCAAAGAGCAGGGCCAGGCCGGGTACCTCCTGAAATCTGCCTTTGCAG ACGCCACTACGCAGCTGCCCTCCGACGGCTGCTCCTTCCGCCGGGGACGCAAGAAGAGGGTCCCGTACAGCAAggggcagctgaaggagctggagaaggagtACGCCAGCAGCAAATTCATCACTCGTGACAAAAGGAGGAAGATCGCCGCCGCCACCAACCTCACGGAGAGACAGATTACCATCTGGTTCCAGAACAGGCGggtgaaagagaagaaagtcGTCGCCAAaatcaaaagcagcagcactccGTGA